One window of the Populus nigra chromosome 4, ddPopNigr1.1, whole genome shotgun sequence genome contains the following:
- the LOC133691172 gene encoding serine/threonine-protein kinase MPS1 isoform X5: MDREANLPLPSLPPPKNLVRPVTNAADTTSSSSSFSSSSSPPDFLRHVQAAFKRHRPLGIMQTNNSIKPRRTLIPQREASRTVASNVDPTTGTKKSQDVVPLSKDSILQTKNPVAVIRETHEDASPFPGTITKTFDESFNPFDGQREQPESVIATKEDNQVPLTCVESQLVEGKRKVQFLTVNKATSQEMEWDVSNQVEVSNVINDETKQQNFQNMESDVTSRSDGAVTSLAKRAMVVQDQLHQLRNFLNQPATQSSVVGPSCATTTSVHSTSAPMLNSTTYCSRLHTESGSQAAVEPLRDSNANSQHVTPRNLEQLSHPLLKDTSAMLIDLRATATQPSTSAIHSQFKELDLPKEQKGSMPEAHDIANNPSLVVDKPAKERGPADDGTDVQSQRPMSRNPSSNVKLEPSKPENKEKVASSKGTSVPRKRSYDPDLFFKVNGKLYQRLGKIGSGGSSEVHKVISSDCTIYALKKIKLKGRDYGTAYGFCQEILYLNKLKGKNNIIQLIDYEVTDKALLHEVMSSSISNKDGRVKDDGCIYMVLEYGEIDLAHMLAQKWKEMDSSNQTIDENWLRFYWQQILQAVNTIHEERIVHSDLKPANFLLVKGSLKLIDFGIAKAIMSDTTNIQRDSQVGTLSYMSPEAFMCNESDANGNTIKCGRPSDIWSLGCILYQMVYGRTPFSEFKTFWAKFKVITDPNHEITYEPVSNPWLLDLMKKCLAWDRNERWRIPQLLQHPFLVPPVPTQPSVSQKQGCKLLQLVSETCSGDQEASLLCRELQQLLNPGTLTPESLTSRGQQCQLLSQMSKLCFQLWECLAKLERG, translated from the exons ATGGACAGGGAGGCTAACCTTCCTCTCCCATCTCTACCTCCGCCAAAAAATCTCGTTCGTCCGGTCACCAACGCCGCCGACACGACTTCATCTTCGTCCTCgttctcttcctcctcctctcccCCGGACTTTCTCCGGCATGTCCAAGCCGCCTTCAAGCGCCACCGCCCCCTCG GTATAATGCAAACGAATAATAGTATAAAGCCTAGGCGTACGTTGATTCCACAGCGTGAAGCATCGAGAACCGTAGCTTCAAACGTGGATCCTACTACAGGGACGAAGAAGTCTCAAGATGTTGTTCCTCTAAGTAAAGATTCAATTTTGCAAACAAAGAATCCAGTTGCTGTTATTAGGGAAACTCATGAAGATGCATCTCCGTTTCCAGGAACCATTACAAAGACGTTTGATGAGAGTTTCAATCCGTTTGATGGACAGAGAGAGCAACCAGAATCTGTTATTGCTACTAAAGAGGATAATCAGGTGCCCCTGACATGTGTAGAATCTCAACTTGTTGAGGGTAAGAGAAAAGTCCAGTTTTTGACAGTGAACAAGGCCACTTCCCAGG AAATGGAATGGGATGTGAGCAATCAAGTAGAGGTGTCAAATGTGATTAATGATGAAACGAAGCAGCAGAACTTTCAGAACATGGAATCAGATGTCACTTCGAGATCTGATGGAGCTGTAACATCACTGGCAAAGAGAGCAATGGTTGTTCAGGATCAGTTGCATCAATTGAGGAACTTCTTAAACCAACCAGCTACTCAATCATCTGTTGTTGGTCCATCTTGTGCTACCACAACATCTGTTCATTCTACTTCGGCACCCATGCTTAACTCAACGACTTATTGCTCTCGTCTACATACAGAGAGTGGTTCTCAAGCTGCTGTCGAACCTTTGAGGGATTCTAATGCAAATTCTCAGCATGTAACTCCAAGGAATTTGGAGCAGCTGTCACATCCTTTATTGAAGGACACAAGTGCTATGCTAATTGACTTGAGAGCCACTGCAACCCAGCCTTCTACCTCTGCTATTCATTCCCAATTTAAGGAGCTTGACCTACCTAAGGAGCAAAAGGGAAGCATGCCTGAGGCACATGACATTGCAAACAATCCTTCTCTTGTTGTTGATAAGCCCGCTAAGGAGAGGGGACCCGCAGATGATGGTACTGATGTCCAATCTCAGCGTCCAATGTCCAGAAACCCTTCTTCAAATGTGAAGTTAGAGCCTTCTAAaccagaaaacaaagaaaaggttGCAAGCAGTAAAGGCACATCAGTACCTCGGAAAAGGAGTTATGATCCAGATTTGTTCTTTAAAGTTAATGGGAAGCTCTATCAAAGGCTTGGTAAGATAGGAAGTGGAGGGAGTAGTGAGGTTCACAAAGTCATTTCCTCAGACTGTACAATCTATGCACTCAAGAAAATCAAGCTCAAGGGTCGTGATTATGGAACTGCATATGGTTTTTGCCAGGAAATTCTATATCTAAACAAACTAAAGGGGAAGAACAACATTATACAGTTAATAGATTATGAG GTGACAGATAAAGCTTTGCTCCATGAAGTCATGAGTAGCTCCATAAGTAATAAAGATGGAAGAGTTAAGGATGATGGGTGTATATACATGGTCCTTGAATATGGGGAAATTGATTTGGCTCACATGCTGGCCCAGAAATGGAAGGAGATGGATAGCTCCAACCAGACGATAGATGAGAATTGGCTTAGATTTTACTGGCAG CAAATACTTCAAGCTGTCAATACCATTCACGAGGAACGTATTGTGCACTCTGACCTGAAGCCAGCAAATTTTCTTCTTGTCAAAGGTTCTCTGAAGTTGATTGATTTTGGTATCGCCAAAGCCATAATGAGTGATACCACTAATATTCAAAGGGATTCACAG GTAGGTACCCTGAGCTACATGTCTCCAGAGGCATTCATGTGCAATGAGAGTGATGCGAATGGAAACACCATAAAGTGTGGTCGACCATCAGATATTTGGTCCCTTGGCTGTATCCTTTACCAAATGGTGTATGGAAGAACCCCCTTTTCTGAGTTCAAGACCTTTTGGGCCAAGTTCAAAGTTATAACAGATCCAAACCATGAGATAACTTACGAGCCAGTTTCCAACCCATGGCTTCTTGATCTTATGAAAAAATGCTTGGCTTGGGACCGGAACGAGAGGTGGAGAATCCCTCAATTACTCCAACACCCTTTTCTTGTTCCACCAGTACCAACTCAACCATCAGTATCTCAGAAACAAGGTTGTAAGCTGCTTCAACTTGTCTCAGAAACTTGT